One window of the Thermodesulfomicrobium sp. WS genome contains the following:
- a CDS encoding HD domain-containing phosphohydrolase, which produces MEVLVRGVRGSIPVASVTTQRYGGNTTCVEVRLDEELLVIDAGSGIRALGEEIMTAGPVRLHLCFTHAHWDHLLGFPMFAPIFSPHTELHIHAPRTIGGSGIQAVLSGIMDRRYFPVKFESLPARITIHEFEPGESFSVGSAQVSTCPTVHPGGNVAYAITHDGWRFVFTGDHEWRPNATDALSRGVERFLEGATVALVDAQYTEDEYAVRQGWGHSAMDAWPQRAARAGVHTLLLSHHDPARSDEDVEALEDLVRRRFADLAVDIRMAAEGMRIGRWETGAVEVRHEPVPQKCQPFAMENTAQGVLAWLNSLTQELSRYADMGALLDRILLEGRRITSADAGTIFLAESGGLSFAYTQNDTLFPGSAASKYVYVNAVLPLDSSSVAGHVASTGKAVNIPDMYHIPASEPYRFNDAFDRKTGYRTVSTLTVPIFGQKGRILGVMQLINSMEDGKPRPFTTDMQMRVNLLAAQAGAALERGLMTQALLLRMLKMAELRDPRETGAHVQRVGAYAAEIYHRWAERRGVDPDELRYTKGKIRMAAMLHDVGKVGIPDAVLKKPGRLNDEELKIMRSHCVLGASLFADGSWDMDELVRDVILHHHQKWDGTGYTGSEDPPLAGEAIPLVARLVAVADVYDALCSRRCYKEAWSPEDAVATIRKDAGTHFDPEVVSCFEEIFETIEAIRARYPDEASEQHAS; this is translated from the coding sequence ATGGAAGTATTGGTGCGCGGGGTGCGCGGCTCCATTCCGGTGGCATCGGTCACCACGCAGCGCTACGGCGGCAATACCACCTGTGTGGAGGTGCGTTTGGATGAGGAGCTTTTGGTCATCGATGCCGGCTCGGGCATCCGCGCCTTGGGCGAAGAGATCATGACTGCAGGCCCGGTGCGGCTGCATTTGTGCTTCACCCACGCCCATTGGGACCATCTTCTGGGCTTTCCCATGTTCGCGCCCATCTTCTCCCCGCACACCGAGCTTCACATCCATGCCCCGCGCACCATCGGCGGCAGCGGCATTCAGGCGGTGCTCTCCGGGATCATGGACCGCCGCTACTTTCCGGTGAAGTTCGAGAGCCTGCCGGCCCGGATCACGATCCACGAATTCGAACCCGGGGAGTCGTTTTCCGTGGGCTCGGCCCAGGTGAGCACCTGTCCTACGGTGCACCCGGGCGGCAACGTGGCCTATGCCATCACCCACGATGGGTGGCGGTTTGTCTTTACCGGGGATCACGAATGGCGGCCCAATGCCACGGACGCCCTCTCCCGCGGGGTGGAGCGCTTTCTCGAAGGCGCCACCGTGGCCCTGGTGGACGCCCAGTACACCGAGGACGAGTACGCCGTGCGGCAGGGCTGGGGGCATTCGGCCATGGACGCCTGGCCGCAGCGTGCAGCCCGCGCCGGGGTGCACACCTTGCTGTTGAGTCACCACGACCCGGCGCGCAGCGACGAAGACGTGGAAGCCCTGGAAGACTTGGTGCGCCGGCGTTTTGCGGACCTTGCCGTGGACATCCGCATGGCCGCGGAAGGCATGCGCATCGGTCGCTGGGAAACGGGCGCCGTGGAGGTGCGCCACGAACCGGTGCCGCAAAAGTGCCAGCCTTTTGCCATGGAAAACACCGCCCAGGGGGTGCTTGCCTGGCTCAATAGCCTCACCCAGGAGCTCAGCCGCTACGCGGACATGGGCGCGCTGTTGGACCGTATTCTCTTGGAAGGCCGGCGTATTACCAGCGCCGACGCCGGCACGATTTTTCTCGCGGAAAGCGGGGGACTCTCTTTTGCCTACACCCAGAACGACACCCTGTTCCCTGGGTCTGCAGCGAGCAAATACGTCTATGTCAATGCCGTGCTCCCCTTGGATTCATCCTCGGTGGCCGGACACGTGGCCTCGACGGGCAAAGCCGTCAACATCCCGGATATGTACCATATCCCTGCGAGCGAGCCGTACCGTTTCAACGACGCTTTTGACCGCAAGACGGGATATCGCACGGTATCGACCCTCACGGTGCCCATCTTCGGCCAAAAAGGCCGCATCCTTGGGGTCATGCAGCTCATCAACAGTATGGAGGACGGAAAACCCCGGCCGTTTACTACCGACATGCAGATGCGGGTGAATCTCCTCGCGGCCCAGGCAGGCGCGGCCTTGGAGCGCGGGCTCATGACCCAGGCCTTGCTGTTGCGCATGCTCAAGATGGCGGAGCTGCGCGATCCACGGGAAACCGGGGCGCACGTGCAGCGGGTCGGGGCGTACGCCGCAGAGATCTACCACCGCTGGGCCGAGCGCCGTGGCGTGGATCCCGATGAATTGCGCTACACCAAGGGCAAGATCCGCATGGCGGCCATGCTCCACGATGTGGGCAAGGTGGGGATCCCGGACGCGGTCTTGAAAAAGCCGGGACGGTTAAACGACGAGGAACTCAAGATCATGCGTTCCCACTGCGTGCTTGGCGCCAGCCTCTTTGCCGACGGCTCCTGGGATATGGATGAGCTGGTGCGCGACGTGATCCTGCATCATCACCAGAAGTGGGATGGCACCGGCTACACCGGCTCGGAGGACCCGCCCCTGGCAGGAGAGGCCATTCCGCTGGTGGCGCGCTTGGTGGCTGTTGCCGATGTGTACGACGCCTTGTGCTCCCGGCGGTGCTATAAAGAGGCCTGGAGTCCGGAAGATGCGGTGGCGACCATCCGTAAAGACGCCGGTACCCACTTCGATCCGGAGGTCGTTTCCTGCTTCGAGGAAATCTTCGAGACCATCGAGGCCATCCGCGCCCGCTACCCCGATGAGGCGAGCGAGCAGCACGCATCGTAA
- the ftsH gene encoding ATP-dependent zinc metalloprotease FtsH — protein MNSFSKNLALWAIICLVMVVLFNMFQQAPAPVNELTYTEFLAKVRAGEVMSVRIQGPKITGMLTSEGKFSTYAPDDPKLVETLVGAGVQVKAEPQEEAPWYVTVLVSWFPMLLLIGVWIFFMRQMQGGGGKAMSFGRSRARMITQEDTKVTFADVAGVDEAKEELQEIVDFLKDPKKFTRLGGRIPKGVLLVGSPGTGKTLLARAVAGEAGVPFFSISGSDFVEMFVGVGAARVRDLFVQGKKNAPCLIFIDEIDAVGRQRGAGLGGGHDEREQTLNALLVEMDGFESNEGVILIAATNRPDVLDPALLRPGRFDRQVVVPNPDLGGRIKILQVHTRRTPLAPDVDLETLARGTPGFSGADLENLVNEAALHAAKLGQDKVAMHNFEEAKDKVLMGKERRSMILSEEEKRTTAYHEAGHTLVAKSLPGTDPVHKVTIIPRGRALGVTMQLPGEDRHTYSKTYLQNNLAVLFGGRAAEELVCATITTGAGNDIERATALAKRMVCEWGMSDEFGPMALGKKDEQVFLGRDITHIKDYSEETARLIDQEVRRILSEAYGTAKRILEEQRAVLEALAQALVERETLTGQEVDLIMRGKELPQAAEFALEDDDTSGDA, from the coding sequence TTGAACAGTTTTTCCAAGAATCTTGCTCTGTGGGCCATTATCTGCCTGGTGATGGTGGTGCTCTTCAATATGTTCCAGCAGGCGCCTGCGCCGGTCAATGAACTCACCTATACCGAATTCCTTGCCAAAGTCCGGGCAGGAGAAGTCATGAGCGTGCGCATTCAGGGGCCCAAGATCACAGGGATGCTCACCAGCGAAGGCAAGTTTTCCACCTACGCCCCTGATGATCCCAAGCTGGTGGAAACCCTGGTGGGTGCGGGAGTCCAGGTAAAGGCCGAGCCCCAGGAGGAGGCGCCGTGGTATGTGACGGTACTCGTATCCTGGTTCCCTATGCTGCTTTTGATCGGGGTGTGGATCTTTTTCATGCGCCAGATGCAAGGCGGCGGAGGCAAGGCCATGTCCTTTGGCCGCTCGCGGGCACGGATGATCACCCAAGAAGATACCAAGGTGACCTTTGCCGATGTGGCCGGAGTGGACGAGGCCAAGGAAGAGCTTCAGGAAATTGTTGATTTTCTGAAAGATCCCAAAAAATTCACCCGCCTGGGCGGCCGCATCCCCAAGGGCGTGCTGCTGGTGGGTTCTCCGGGTACCGGCAAGACGCTCCTTGCCCGGGCCGTGGCCGGGGAGGCCGGGGTGCCGTTTTTCTCCATCTCCGGTTCGGATTTCGTGGAGATGTTCGTGGGCGTGGGTGCCGCGCGGGTGCGGGATCTCTTTGTGCAGGGGAAGAAAAATGCGCCGTGCCTCATCTTCATTGATGAAATCGACGCTGTGGGGCGCCAGCGCGGCGCAGGGCTTGGCGGCGGCCACGATGAGCGCGAGCAGACCTTGAACGCCCTCTTGGTGGAGATGGACGGCTTTGAATCCAACGAGGGCGTCATCCTCATTGCGGCCACCAACCGGCCGGACGTCCTTGACCCGGCGCTGTTGCGACCAGGCCGCTTCGACCGCCAGGTAGTGGTGCCCAATCCCGATTTGGGCGGCCGCATCAAGATCCTGCAGGTGCATACCAGACGAACTCCGCTGGCCCCGGATGTGGACTTGGAGACCTTGGCCCGCGGCACTCCAGGCTTTTCCGGCGCGGATCTGGAGAACCTCGTCAACGAGGCGGCCCTGCACGCGGCCAAGCTCGGCCAGGACAAGGTGGCCATGCACAACTTCGAAGAGGCCAAGGACAAGGTACTCATGGGCAAGGAACGGCGCTCTATGATCCTTTCCGAAGAGGAAAAACGCACCACCGCGTATCACGAAGCCGGCCATACCCTGGTGGCCAAGAGCCTGCCGGGCACGGATCCGGTGCACAAGGTCACCATCATTCCCCGCGGCCGCGCTCTGGGCGTGACCATGCAGCTTCCTGGCGAAGATCGGCACACCTATTCCAAAACCTACCTCCAAAACAACCTGGCGGTGCTCTTTGGCGGCCGGGCCGCGGAAGAGCTGGTGTGTGCCACCATCACCACCGGGGCGGGCAATGACATCGAGCGGGCTACGGCCCTTGCCAAGCGCATGGTCTGCGAATGGGGCATGAGCGACGAGTTCGGCCCCATGGCCTTGGGCAAGAAGGACGAACAGGTTTTCCTCGGCCGGGACATCACCCACATCAAGGACTACAGCGAAGAGACCGCCCGCCTCATCGATCAGGAAGTGCGCCGCATCCTCTCCGAGGCCTATGGCACGGCGAAGCGCATCCTGGAGGAACAGCGCGCGGTGCTCGAAGCCTTGGCCCAAGCCTTGGTGGAGCGGGAGACTCTCACCGGCCAGGAGGTGGACCTCATCATGCGCGGCAAAGAACTTCCGCAGGCGGCGGAGTTCGCCTTGGAAGACGACGACACTTCGGGAGATGCGTAG
- a CDS encoding FeoA family protein, producing MSSMGLRHLRVNQKAIIERVCAEGELGRRIRDMGLVPGTEICVIGRAPLEDPVALRLRGATLTLRNNEADHILVKTLEESPA from the coding sequence ATGAGCAGCATGGGCTTGCGCCACTTGCGCGTCAACCAAAAAGCGATCATCGAGCGCGTCTGCGCCGAAGGTGAGCTTGGCCGGCGCATCCGGGACATGGGCCTCGTCCCGGGCACCGAGATCTGCGTCATCGGCCGCGCCCCGCTCGAGGACCCTGTGGCCCTGCGGCTTCGCGGCGCAACGCTCACCCTTCGCAACAATGAGGCAGACCACATCTTGGTGAAGACCTTGGAGGAATCCCCGGCATGA
- a CDS encoding amidohydrolase family protein, with amino-acid sequence MEDAALAARDGQVVAVGPWRHLRNGYGPAAWDVDGVVVPGVVNAHMHGELSALAGRVPLDRGFTAWATAVARPDFWDEARVRTAVSAMDLAGHRLVLDVATRMVRPMAAVWETAGVWEYGLLCESLTSRIPRTWVPAVELAHGWVAPAAHSVYATAPIVLAGAKAWCRAHGRLFSLHAAEREDELGLARERFGLGPDGVLARASSVVAALDALGVLDAGTLLVHGVHLGEADVALLARRRTVVCLCPRSNAALGVGQAPWRLLRRSGLPVVLGTDSLASAPDLDVWQEAAFLKEHLAPELCLAEALALVTGQALGMGRLAPGVPAAVAVVPPWFAALFNRGSF; translated from the coding sequence ATGGAGGACGCAGCCCTGGCCGCTCGTGACGGCCAGGTGGTGGCCGTGGGGCCGTGGCGGCACTTGCGAAATGGCTACGGCCCGGCAGCGTGGGATGTGGACGGCGTGGTGGTCCCAGGGGTGGTCAATGCCCATATGCACGGGGAGCTTTCGGCCTTGGCGGGCCGGGTGCCTCTGGACCGCGGCTTTACGGCGTGGGCCACGGCCGTGGCGCGGCCGGATTTCTGGGACGAAGCGCGCGTGCGCACGGCCGTGAGTGCCATGGATCTTGCCGGACACCGCTTGGTGCTCGACGTGGCCACGCGCATGGTGCGGCCCATGGCGGCCGTGTGGGAAACCGCCGGTGTTTGGGAGTATGGGCTGTTGTGCGAAAGTTTGACATCCCGAATTCCCCGCACCTGGGTGCCGGCCGTGGAACTTGCTCATGGATGGGTGGCCCCGGCGGCCCATAGCGTCTATGCCACGGCGCCCATCGTCCTTGCCGGGGCCAAGGCATGGTGCCGGGCCCATGGCCGACTGTTTTCCCTGCACGCGGCCGAACGCGAGGATGAGCTCGGTCTGGCGCGCGAGCGCTTTGGCCTTGGTCCGGATGGCGTCTTGGCGCGTGCGTCCTCGGTGGTGGCCGCCTTGGATGCCCTGGGAGTGCTCGATGCGGGCACGCTGCTCGTGCACGGCGTGCATCTCGGGGAGGCGGACGTGGCCTTGCTCGCCCGGCGTCGGACTGTGGTGTGCCTGTGCCCGCGCTCCAATGCGGCCTTGGGGGTGGGACAGGCCCCTTGGCGGCTTTTGCGGCGCTCCGGCTTGCCTGTGGTGCTCGGGACCGATTCCCTTGCCTCTGCCCCGGACCTCGATGTGTGGCAGGAGGCGGCCTTCCTCAAGGAGCACCTTGCCCCGGAGCTCTGCTTGGCGGAGGCGCTCGCCCTGGTCACCGGCCAGGCCTTGGGCATGGGACGCTTGGCCCCTGGCGTCCCTGCTGCAGTGGCCGTGGTGCCGCCGTGGTTTGCGGCGCTTTTCAACCGAGGAAGTTTTTGA
- the ftsY gene encoding signal recognition particle-docking protein FtsY, with protein sequence MGFFSRIKKLWGGGESASPTPSAPQTPAPQPEPTHPAAEAATHPAPTPGPAAPPRPAQEHQPSAAPSKRDTPEAPIAADAPAAPQPAPEAASKPKAPAATTPRPSLWQRLWGQTPQDAPSRDTAAPAAPKAPDAAPARDFQEKPTIPAWQAELTRALRDAEPRLSVWMEHILAGVTARGPELWARLRFLFSQLDAPEGEAEDFIHRFDTWLSDMGYEAVGDFRSELQYRLALALDLEDEEDERSRLLLKLSQSLAKTRSQLTARIENLLARTSGYDAAFWEELEEILLVADVGVTATTKLLDRLKKRVRQEGGAAPENFKSLLKEEIRAVFPPVPAPVEARPEVVLLVGVNGAGKTTTIAKLAHRAQMQGRRVLVAAGDTFRAAAIEQLEVWARRVGAGFHAKQHGADPAAVAFEAVERAQAEGYDLVLVDTAGRLQTKHNLMEELAKIARVLGKKLPGAPHRTALVLDATTGQNALSQARLFSQAAPVTEIILTKLDGTAKGGVIVGVALEFGIPISFVGLGEKMEDLRPFLAEEFAAALLGEQ encoded by the coding sequence ATGGGCTTTTTCTCGCGCATCAAAAAACTCTGGGGTGGAGGCGAAAGCGCATCGCCCACACCTTCTGCTCCGCAAACTCCCGCGCCGCAGCCAGAACCGACGCATCCTGCCGCTGAGGCGGCCACCCACCCGGCACCAACGCCAGGACCCGCCGCACCGCCAAGGCCCGCTCAGGAGCACCAACCCTCTGCCGCACCGAGCAAGCGGGACACGCCCGAAGCCCCGATTGCGGCCGACGCGCCTGCCGCGCCGCAGCCCGCCCCCGAGGCGGCTTCCAAGCCCAAGGCGCCAGCGGCCACCACCCCCCGGCCCTCGCTGTGGCAGCGCCTGTGGGGGCAGACGCCCCAAGACGCCCCTTCCCGGGACACGGCCGCGCCAGCCGCCCCCAAGGCCCCGGACGCAGCTCCTGCGCGGGATTTTCAGGAAAAGCCCACCATCCCGGCCTGGCAAGCGGAGCTCACCCGCGCCCTGCGGGACGCCGAACCCCGGCTCTCGGTTTGGATGGAGCATATCCTGGCCGGGGTCACGGCGCGTGGCCCGGAACTCTGGGCACGCCTGCGCTTTCTCTTCTCCCAGCTCGACGCCCCGGAAGGCGAGGCCGAGGACTTCATCCACCGCTTCGACACCTGGCTTTCGGACATGGGCTACGAGGCCGTGGGGGACTTCCGCTCGGAGCTCCAGTACCGCCTGGCCCTGGCCCTGGATTTGGAGGACGAAGAAGACGAGCGCAGCCGCCTGCTCCTCAAGCTCTCCCAGAGCCTGGCCAAGACCCGCAGCCAGCTCACCGCCCGCATCGAAAACCTCCTTGCCCGCACCAGCGGCTACGACGCCGCCTTTTGGGAGGAATTGGAAGAAATCCTCTTGGTAGCGGACGTGGGGGTGACCGCCACCACCAAGCTCCTGGATCGGCTCAAAAAACGCGTGCGCCAGGAAGGCGGGGCTGCGCCGGAAAACTTCAAGTCGCTCTTGAAGGAAGAGATCCGTGCGGTCTTCCCGCCTGTCCCCGCCCCTGTGGAGGCACGCCCGGAAGTGGTGCTCTTGGTGGGCGTCAACGGTGCCGGCAAGACCACCACCATCGCCAAGCTGGCGCACCGCGCCCAGATGCAGGGCCGGCGCGTACTGGTGGCTGCGGGCGACACCTTCCGGGCCGCGGCCATCGAGCAGTTGGAGGTCTGGGCCCGGCGCGTGGGCGCCGGGTTCCATGCCAAGCAGCACGGCGCCGACCCTGCGGCCGTGGCCTTCGAGGCCGTGGAGCGGGCGCAGGCCGAAGGCTACGACTTGGTGCTGGTGGATACCGCCGGCCGGCTGCAGACCAAGCACAATCTCATGGAAGAGCTGGCCAAGATCGCCCGCGTGCTGGGCAAAAAACTCCCCGGCGCGCCCCACCGCACCGCCCTGGTCCTCGACGCCACCACCGGACAAAACGCCCTGTCCCAGGCCCGGCTCTTCTCCCAGGCCGCGCCGGTGACGGAGATCATCCTCACCAAGCTCGACGGCACGGCCAAGGGCGGCGTCATCGTGGGCGTGGCCCTGGAGTTCGGCATCCCCATCAGCTTCGTGGGCCTGGGCGAGAAGATGGAAGACCTGCGCCCCTTCCTGGCGGAAGAGTTCGCCGCGGCGCTTCTGGGAGAACAATAA
- a CDS encoding radical SAM protein, with amino-acid sequence MDRPGYVDLLETGVLAQRAQEARARLRRCSLCPRECGVDRLAGRKGFCRTGAQAVVASYGPHFGEESVLVGRGGSGTIFFSFCNLGCIFCQNYALSHLGEGVESSARELAAMMLRLKQQGCHNINLVTPSHVVPQILEALVIAAGQGLDLPLVYNSSGYDSLATLHLLRGVVDVYMPDFKFWSAESSRKYLAAPDYPERAREAIREMHRQVGDLKVTEDGTAARGLLIRHLVMPGGEAESRRIMEFIAQEISPATYVNVMGQYHPCGEAFSHPPLDRPVCAQEHRAALQAAEDAGLLRLDGGPNLARIIRWLSRDE; translated from the coding sequence ATGGATCGACCCGGCTACGTGGATCTCTTGGAAACGGGGGTGCTTGCCCAAAGGGCCCAGGAGGCCCGGGCAAGGCTGAGGCGCTGTTCCCTGTGCCCCAGGGAGTGCGGGGTGGACAGGCTCGCAGGCAGGAAAGGATTCTGCCGGACCGGTGCGCAAGCGGTGGTGGCGAGCTATGGCCCTCACTTCGGCGAGGAATCGGTACTGGTGGGCCGCGGTGGCTCCGGGACGATTTTTTTCAGTTTCTGCAACCTCGGGTGCATCTTTTGCCAGAACTATGCATTGAGTCACTTGGGCGAAGGGGTCGAGAGCTCGGCCCGCGAGCTTGCCGCGATGATGCTCCGCCTCAAGCAGCAGGGGTGCCACAACATCAACCTCGTCACCCCCTCCCACGTGGTTCCGCAGATTCTGGAAGCGTTGGTGATCGCCGCGGGCCAAGGGCTTGACCTTCCCTTGGTGTACAACTCGAGCGGCTACGACTCCCTCGCCACGTTGCACCTCTTAAGAGGGGTGGTGGACGTCTACATGCCGGATTTCAAGTTTTGGTCCGCGGAATCGAGCAGGAAGTATCTCGCAGCGCCCGACTACCCCGAACGGGCCCGGGAGGCCATCCGGGAGATGCACCGCCAAGTGGGGGACCTGAAGGTCACAGAGGATGGTACTGCGGCGCGCGGTCTGCTGATCCGCCACCTAGTGATGCCCGGCGGGGAGGCAGAGAGCCGCAGGATTATGGAGTTCATCGCCCAGGAGATCTCGCCTGCCACCTATGTCAACGTCATGGGCCAGTACCACCCCTGTGGCGAGGCCTTTTCCCATCCGCCCCTGGACAGGCCGGTTTGCGCGCAGGAGCACCGTGCGGCGCTGCAAGCGGCAGAGGATGCAGGCCTGTTGAGGCTCGACGGCGGCCCTAACCTGGCCCGGATCATACGCTGGTTGTCCAGGGACGAATGA
- the feoB gene encoding ferrous iron transport protein B translates to MNATIALMGNPNSGKSTLFNLLTGSRQHVGNYPGITVEKHEGVLRLGDTDVAVVDLPGTYSLTAYTADELVARNFLVDERPDLVVIVVDATNLERSLYLVTQVMEMAMPVVLVLNMMDEVRAKGIGIDIPALSRTLGVPVVGMSARRGEGKEELLATLRENLAHPPTPAPLFISYGPDLDETLRHMEARIAASGLGEQRIPPRWLAIKYLENDAHILSLGAKHPDLHAQLTQMVATLTEHTQKTLGTDPEALVADYRYGYIASALRDILTWPVESRYDFSDKLDKVLTGKFTGPAIMLAIIYAMFHATFTLGEVPMGWMEALFGWLGDTFRQILPEGLLASLVVSGVIDGAGGVLSFVPLILIMFFFLAFLEDSGYMARMAYMLDRVFRTFGLHGCSVVPFIVSGGIPGGCAVPGVMAARTLRSPKEKIATVLTAPFFACGAKVPVFLLLAAAFFPGSGGTVLFWITLAAWAMALLAARLLRSTIIRGTSTPFVMELPPYRMPTLRGMLMHTWERVWQYVKKAGTVILAISILVWAAMTFPGLPADRTAHWQDERQAAMDRPWDSPEAQEAALAAIDAAERQDALRHSLAGRLGTALEPISRWAGFDWRTNIALIGGVAAKEVIVATLGTAYSLGEIDPEDAAPLAERLAADPTWNRWVALSLMAFVLLYAPCFVTVTVIGREIGWGWAAFSVAFNTTLAFTVAALIYQLGSRLA, encoded by the coding sequence ATGAACGCAACCATCGCCCTCATGGGCAACCCCAATTCTGGGAAATCCACGCTCTTCAACCTGCTCACCGGCTCGCGGCAGCACGTCGGTAACTACCCGGGCATTACCGTGGAAAAACACGAAGGCGTGCTGCGCCTCGGGGACACCGACGTGGCCGTGGTGGATCTTCCCGGCACCTATTCCCTCACCGCCTACACCGCCGACGAGTTAGTAGCGCGCAACTTTCTCGTGGACGAGCGGCCGGATCTGGTGGTCATCGTGGTGGATGCCACCAACTTGGAGCGCTCCCTCTACCTGGTGACCCAGGTCATGGAGATGGCCATGCCCGTGGTGCTCGTCCTCAACATGATGGACGAGGTGCGCGCCAAGGGCATTGGCATCGACATCCCGGCCCTGTCGCGCACCCTGGGGGTGCCGGTGGTGGGCATGAGCGCGCGGCGCGGCGAAGGCAAGGAAGAACTCCTGGCCACACTGCGCGAAAACCTCGCCCATCCCCCCACGCCTGCCCCGCTTTTCATCTCCTACGGCCCGGACCTCGACGAAACCTTGCGGCACATGGAAGCGCGCATCGCGGCTTCCGGCCTTGGCGAGCAGCGCATCCCGCCGCGCTGGCTCGCCATCAAATACCTGGAAAACGACGCCCACATCCTGTCCTTGGGCGCCAAGCACCCGGATCTGCACGCCCAGCTCACCCAGATGGTGGCGACACTCACGGAGCACACGCAAAAGACCCTGGGCACGGACCCCGAAGCCTTGGTGGCCGACTACCGCTACGGCTACATCGCCTCGGCCCTGCGCGATATCCTCACCTGGCCGGTAGAGAGCCGCTACGACTTCTCGGACAAGTTGGACAAGGTGCTCACCGGCAAGTTCACCGGCCCGGCCATCATGCTGGCCATCATTTATGCCATGTTCCACGCCACCTTCACCCTGGGGGAAGTCCCCATGGGCTGGATGGAGGCGCTCTTTGGCTGGCTTGGAGACACCTTCCGCCAGATCCTCCCCGAGGGCCTGCTGGCATCCCTCGTGGTCTCGGGCGTCATCGACGGCGCAGGCGGGGTGCTGAGCTTCGTGCCCCTCATCCTCATCATGTTCTTCTTCCTCGCCTTCCTCGAGGACAGCGGCTACATGGCCCGCATGGCCTACATGCTCGACCGCGTATTCCGCACCTTTGGCCTGCACGGCTGCTCGGTGGTGCCGTTTATCGTCTCCGGCGGCATCCCCGGCGGCTGCGCCGTGCCTGGGGTCATGGCCGCCCGCACCCTGCGCAGCCCCAAAGAAAAGATCGCCACCGTGCTCACCGCCCCCTTCTTTGCCTGCGGGGCCAAGGTGCCGGTCTTTCTCCTCCTGGCCGCGGCCTTCTTTCCTGGATCGGGCGGCACGGTGCTCTTTTGGATCACCCTTGCGGCCTGGGCCATGGCCCTGCTGGCCGCCCGGCTCCTGCGCTCCACCATCATCCGCGGGACTTCCACCCCCTTTGTCATGGAGCTGCCCCCGTACCGCATGCCTACCCTGCGCGGCATGCTCATGCACACCTGGGAGCGGGTCTGGCAGTACGTCAAGAAGGCCGGCACCGTGATCCTCGCCATCTCCATCCTGGTGTGGGCGGCCATGACCTTCCCGGGATTGCCGGCCGACCGCACGGCCCATTGGCAGGACGAACGGCAGGCGGCCATGGATCGCCCCTGGGACAGCCCGGAAGCGCAAGAAGCCGCCCTGGCCGCCATCGACGCCGCCGAACGCCAAGACGCCCTGCGCCACTCCCTGGCCGGCCGCCTGGGCACCGCCTTGGAACCCATCTCCCGCTGGGCGGGATTTGACTGGCGCACCAACATCGCCCTCATCGGCGGAGTGGCCGCCAAGGAGGTCATCGTCGCCACCCTGGGCACCGCCTACTCCCTCGGCGAAATAGACCCCGAAGACGCTGCCCCCCTGGCCGAGCGTCTGGCCGCCGACCCCACCTGGAACCGCTGGGTGGCGCTGAGCCTCATGGCCTTTGTGCTCCTCTATGCCCCGTGCTTTGTCACGGTCACGGTCATCGGCCGGGAGATCGGCTGGGGATGGGCCGCCTTTTCCGTGGCCTTCAACACCACCCTGGCCTTTACCGTCGCCGCCCTCATCTACCAACTCGGAAGCAGGCTCGCATAA
- a CDS encoding MarC family protein yields MLNLYINLTMQLFFLLTPFFVLSVFLSLTEGMDQTCQRRVALRTTLAVAIIGTVLYWAGNPIFSTLGITLDGFRIGAGSLLFLSSVSLVTQARSSAQNTEKSDIAVVPLAIPITVGPATIGTLLVLGAELSGAVQRLTGAAALLSACAGVGIILASARFIARVLGPMGLSIMTKITGLVLAAMAAQIVFTGVKNFLG; encoded by the coding sequence ATGCTCAACCTCTACATCAACCTCACCATGCAGCTCTTCTTTTTGCTCACCCCGTTTTTCGTGCTGAGCGTCTTTCTGTCGCTTACCGAAGGCATGGACCAGACCTGCCAGCGCCGGGTGGCGCTGCGCACCACCCTGGCCGTGGCCATCATCGGCACGGTGCTCTACTGGGCAGGGAATCCGATTTTCAGCACCCTGGGCATCACCCTGGATGGCTTTCGCATCGGCGCCGGGAGCCTGCTTTTTCTCTCCAGCGTCTCCCTGGTGACCCAAGCCCGCTCCAGCGCCCAAAACACGGAGAAAAGCGACATCGCGGTCGTGCCCCTGGCCATCCCCATCACCGTGGGGCCGGCCACCATCGGCACCCTGCTCGTGCTTGGGGCCGAACTCTCCGGGGCCGTCCAGCGCCTCACCGGCGCCGCGGCCCTGCTTTCCGCCTGCGCCGGGGTGGGCATCATCCTCGCCTCCGCCCGCTTCATCGCCCGGGTGCTCGGCCCCATGGGCCTTTCCATCATGACCAAGATCACCGGCCTGGTGCTCGCCGCCATGGCCGCGCAAATCGTCTTCACCGGCGTCAAAAACTTCCTCGGTTGA